The following are from one region of the Silene latifolia isolate original U9 population chromosome 9, ASM4854445v1, whole genome shotgun sequence genome:
- the LOC141601270 gene encoding protein FAR-RED IMPAIRED RESPONSE 1-like produces MKNGLLLIDRFHEGHNHELISLKDREFQKLSRNITDYHKMIIVSNSRLKIGATKTYRICKEQVNGFENIGASLNDFKNFHRDVKCFIHERDGQLFVDHFKEMIETRIGFYFDYDLDDDGSLRRAIWADGTARDNYKIFGDAVSFDPTYSTNKYSMVFTPFTGVDHHKRSMTFCGDLIAREDYESFNWVFSRQYHRFSMWHIMNKMPSKFGVSRSDYNDFMCKINDIIWDDELEAAEFDGIWEQIIEDHGVGVNDWFADTYAIRGQWVMAHCRDLRMASIMRTTQRSESENSFFKSYTIFNIHTYMLALTDDTGTRKASCSCTMFERTGILCRHIIWIFSASGIKTIPEDYVVNRCIKEYFRLRIFNNNGDGTENMQVIDEKQIAMSIMWAEVHEAVGLLRDKGVANVDSFSAVIRAFKESLSPLGEVLNKKINKWRNF; encoded by the exons ATGAAGAATGGTCTTTTATTAATTGACCGGTTCCACGAGGGTCACAATCACGAGCTTATCTCACTTAAGGACAGAGAGTTCCAGAAATTGTCGCGTAACATAACAGATTATCACAAGATGATAATCGTTTCGAACTCAAGG ctgaagataggagcaacAAAGACATACAGAATCTGCAAAGAACAAGTGAATGGATTCGAGAACATTGGAGCAAGCTTAAATGATTTTAAAAACTTCCATAGGGATGTTAAATGTTTCATTCACGAACGGGATGGTCAGTTGTTTGTTGACCATTTCAAGGAAATGATTGAAACAAGAATAGGTTTCTACTTTGACTATGACCTTGACGATGATGGCAGCCTACGTAGGGCCATATGGGCGGACGGTACTGCCCGAGATAATTACAAAATTTTTGGTGATGCGGTGTCATTCGACCCAACTTACTCCACCAATAAGTATTCTATGGTATTCACACCATTCACAGGTGTTGACCACCATAAACGATCTATGACGTTCTGTGGGGATCTAATTGCAAGGGAAGATTACGAGTCATTTAATTGGGTTTTCAGCCG GCAATACCATCGGTTCagtatgtggcatataatgaacaaaatgCCCAGTAAGTTTGGTGTCTCTAGGAGTGATTATAATGACTTCATGTGTAAAATTAatgacattatatgggacgatgaGCTTGAAGCAGCAGAATTTGATGGTATCTGGGAGCAAATAATTGAAGATCATGGTGTTGGCGTAAATGATTGGTTTGCAGATACGTATGCTATAAGGGGACaatgggtgatggcgcattgcagaGACTTGAGGATGGCGTCGATTATGAGGACGactcaaagatcagagagcgaaaatagctTTTTCAAGAG TTACACTATTTTTAACATTCACACTTACATGCTAGCTTTAACTGATGACACTGGTACACGTAAAGCAAGCTGCAGTTGTACGATGTTTGAAAGAACCGGAATACTATGCCGCCATATAATATGGATTTTTTCAGCAAGTGGGATAAAGACTATACCAGAAGATTATGTTGTAAATAGATGTATTAAAGAGTATTTCCGATTAAGGATTTTCAATAATAATGGTGATGGGACAGAAAACATGCAAGTCATCGATGAAAAACAAATTGCAATGTCAATAATGTGGGCAGAAGTTCATGAAGCTGTAGGGCTCCTTCGAGACAAAGGAGTAGCTAATGTTGACAGCTTTTCCGCTGTAATTAGGGCATTTAAAGAGTCGCTGTCACCATTAGGGGAAGTGTTGAAtaaaaaaatcaacaaatggaGAAATTTCTGA